A single Paenibacillus sp. FSL R5-0517 DNA region contains:
- a CDS encoding alpha-L-arabinofuranosidase C-terminal domain-containing protein has protein sequence MTSYQNQLIARYTFEDAVQIGKDNSGNGHDSLAKGEILPVGSKVKGRSAVTFSGGVNGTSYLQLPSDLLRNVSDNTGITIATWVFLGKGSNVWERIFDFGKGEKGPYMFLTRQLLGTLYAGDNLVVHPNGGVVSGEWMHIALSVAGSQGGTLSSAGPIVYVNGEKAADGSISQTSSGNYAKLRNWFDTFKDPENYNQNYIGRSQYAADVDFAGSLSDFRIYGAALTMDQVIEVMCESLTDEAIVKLAADKYLSFPNRIITKDVSLPTHLLGDKVTVQWSSSNPEVLSENGEVQAITSAQEVTLRALLNKGDSKLSQSFDVSVVPAHVPPYTITIHGDQKVADISEVMYGLFYEDINNAADGGIYAELVQNRSFESFAFDTYSHDSGECGCSTGRNREPLFAWSGDTEKMLVQHTEGLNTHFNVQDPEVNAYYVTVQDGATIRNRGFSDSNQHCAMSIKQGEAYDFTVWAKAESAGAITVQLQDREDTSISDSVTLHVEGGNTWKKYGLSLTGKHTVLGQLALTFAGDISVDMVSLVPQNVWGADPTEEGISATAHANYTGNPNYRLRKDLIQALADLHPKFLRFPGGCISEGSFIWDNVYDWKDSVGPVELRKENYNVWGYMMTMGLGYMEYFQLAEDLNAAPVPVMACGVLCQARSDYAHPAGGALREYYIRNFTDLIDFALSTDVEHNEWAAVRSQMGHPEPFDLRYLGVGNENWGTEFFANFEVFKSSIDEYMKRNYPDHELNIISTVGAQADDDAYQEGWKFLSGNLTGSAQVAFADGTEVIEETVTWYENQDNYMDTIADEHYYRSNEYLLNNVDRYNYYDRAYHEDGSVDWKETSKVFVGEYASTDKNTLAGAVAEAAIMTGFENNADVVRLAAYAPLFNKVLTDGTYRWTPDCIWFDDETVWYTPNYYVQQLFAKYIGDQVLATSFSTYSKGKPLNLIPRGGIEIATGNADIVVKRVTVTSNVDGSLIFEEDFREGTELSEAWSQIPGSEGYMLTAGKGLILRAQTTGLNGLYLLNGEWTNYKVHVEAERISGEDGFYIGVGLTDISPENKDVIEYAISYDGNATGVKVYKQGVEGYTLGDYSSSSAAGNLRAANYEPIENGTDYRITVNYGGDTGKNLICSYTDGLHPSKVLDYKLEAYNREVFHSVTKDARHVYVKLVNADDVDKSTRICLQDLNVEASARLLTLTGEDHLVHIPNVNQKNDEKVVPQEQQIKLNGESVIVDLSAHSVNVLIMDLQ, from the coding sequence ATGACTTCGTATCAAAACCAATTAATCGCACGGTACACATTCGAAGATGCTGTTCAGATCGGTAAAGACAACTCCGGGAACGGGCATGATAGTTTGGCAAAAGGCGAGATTCTGCCAGTGGGATCCAAAGTGAAAGGCAGATCGGCTGTAACTTTTAGCGGGGGAGTGAATGGAACTTCTTATCTGCAGTTACCTTCGGATCTACTTCGGAATGTAAGCGATAACACAGGAATTACAATTGCCACTTGGGTGTTCCTGGGCAAGGGGTCTAATGTGTGGGAACGCATTTTTGACTTTGGCAAAGGAGAGAAGGGACCGTATATGTTTCTGACGCGTCAGCTCCTGGGTACGTTATATGCCGGAGATAATCTGGTTGTTCACCCAAATGGGGGAGTTGTAAGCGGTGAATGGATGCATATTGCACTCTCCGTGGCAGGCAGCCAAGGAGGGACGCTCAGCAGTGCAGGTCCGATTGTGTATGTGAACGGGGAGAAAGCCGCAGACGGTTCGATCAGTCAGACATCCAGTGGCAATTATGCCAAACTGCGCAATTGGTTTGATACGTTCAAGGACCCTGAGAATTATAACCAGAACTATATTGGACGCTCCCAATACGCAGCTGATGTGGATTTTGCAGGTTCGTTGTCCGACTTTCGGATCTATGGGGCAGCGCTCACCATGGATCAGGTGATTGAAGTGATGTGTGAATCACTGACAGATGAAGCGATTGTGAAGCTAGCGGCAGACAAGTATTTGTCCTTCCCTAACCGAATTATCACCAAAGATGTGTCACTACCCACACATTTACTGGGTGATAAAGTGACGGTACAGTGGAGTTCCAGTAATCCGGAAGTCCTGTCTGAGAATGGAGAGGTTCAGGCAATTACATCCGCACAAGAGGTTACGCTCCGTGCGCTTCTGAACAAAGGTGATAGCAAGCTGAGCCAAAGCTTTGACGTGTCTGTTGTGCCGGCGCACGTCCCGCCGTATACGATCACCATCCATGGAGATCAGAAGGTGGCTGACATCAGTGAAGTGATGTATGGTTTGTTCTATGAGGATATTAATAACGCCGCTGATGGCGGGATCTATGCGGAGCTTGTTCAGAATCGATCATTTGAATCTTTTGCATTTGATACATATTCACATGATTCGGGGGAATGTGGTTGTTCGACAGGCCGAAATCGTGAACCTTTGTTTGCCTGGTCAGGGGATACCGAGAAGATGCTCGTGCAGCATACGGAGGGATTAAATACACATTTTAACGTGCAAGATCCCGAAGTAAATGCTTATTATGTCACCGTTCAGGATGGGGCAACGATTCGAAATCGTGGATTCTCAGACTCCAACCAGCATTGTGCCATGTCCATCAAGCAGGGTGAGGCGTATGATTTTACCGTATGGGCAAAAGCAGAATCGGCAGGAGCAATCACTGTTCAATTGCAGGATAGAGAAGACACTTCCATCAGTGATTCGGTAACGTTACATGTTGAAGGCGGGAACACATGGAAGAAATACGGCTTGTCACTTACCGGAAAACATACTGTACTTGGTCAACTGGCACTTACGTTTGCAGGTGACATATCTGTTGATATGGTGTCTTTAGTGCCTCAGAATGTATGGGGAGCTGATCCGACAGAAGAAGGAATATCCGCTACAGCACATGCCAACTACACAGGTAATCCGAACTATCGATTGAGAAAAGATCTAATTCAGGCACTCGCAGATCTGCATCCAAAGTTCCTGCGTTTTCCGGGAGGATGTATCTCGGAAGGGTCCTTCATATGGGACAACGTATACGATTGGAAGGATTCTGTAGGACCCGTTGAGCTGCGCAAAGAGAATTATAATGTCTGGGGTTACATGATGACGATGGGGCTTGGTTATATGGAGTACTTCCAGTTGGCGGAGGATCTGAATGCTGCTCCGGTTCCGGTGATGGCTTGCGGTGTGTTATGTCAGGCACGTTCGGATTATGCTCACCCTGCGGGTGGCGCATTAAGGGAATATTATATCCGCAACTTCACCGACCTGATCGACTTTGCACTCAGTACAGATGTTGAACACAACGAATGGGCGGCGGTACGAAGCCAGATGGGACATCCTGAACCGTTTGATCTTCGTTATCTGGGTGTAGGTAATGAGAACTGGGGCACTGAATTTTTTGCCAATTTCGAAGTGTTCAAAAGCTCGATAGATGAGTACATGAAACGGAACTATCCGGATCATGAGCTGAACATTATCTCGACGGTTGGTGCTCAGGCGGATGATGATGCGTATCAGGAAGGATGGAAGTTCCTCAGCGGAAATCTGACCGGATCAGCCCAAGTTGCTTTTGCAGATGGTACAGAGGTCATTGAGGAGACCGTAACCTGGTATGAGAATCAGGACAATTATATGGACACCATCGCAGATGAGCACTACTATCGATCCAATGAATATTTGCTGAATAACGTGGATCGTTACAACTACTATGACCGGGCCTATCATGAAGACGGAAGTGTCGACTGGAAAGAAACATCCAAAGTGTTTGTGGGAGAGTATGCTTCCACGGACAAAAATACACTGGCAGGTGCGGTTGCGGAAGCTGCGATCATGACCGGCTTTGAAAATAATGCGGACGTTGTTCGTCTGGCTGCCTATGCGCCATTGTTCAACAAAGTACTAACGGACGGGACCTACCGCTGGACGCCGGACTGCATTTGGTTTGATGATGAAACGGTGTGGTACACACCGAATTATTATGTGCAGCAGCTTTTTGCAAAATATATAGGGGATCAGGTCCTTGCGACTTCGTTCTCCACATATAGCAAAGGCAAACCGCTGAATCTCATTCCACGTGGCGGCATCGAGATTGCGACAGGGAATGCAGACATCGTGGTGAAACGAGTCACCGTCACGTCCAATGTGGATGGCAGCTTGATATTTGAAGAAGATTTCAGGGAAGGTACAGAGCTTAGTGAGGCATGGAGCCAGATTCCCGGATCGGAAGGATACATGTTAACCGCAGGAAAAGGGCTCATCTTGAGAGCACAAACTACTGGATTAAATGGACTGTACCTGCTGAATGGCGAATGGACCAACTACAAGGTGCACGTTGAGGCGGAGAGAATTTCGGGTGAGGATGGTTTTTACATCGGCGTGGGATTGACGGATATCTCACCTGAGAACAAGGATGTCATCGAGTACGCAATCAGTTACGACGGGAACGCAACAGGCGTGAAGGTGTACAAACAAGGGGTCGAGGGTTATACACTGGGAGATTACTCATCCAGTTCAGCAGCAGGTAATCTGAGAGCGGCCAATTATGAACCAATCGAGAATGGGACCGATTATAGGATTACGGTTAACTATGGTGGGGATACAGGAAAGAATCTGATCTGCTCATATACAGATGGTCTCCATCCCAGCAAAGTTCTAGATTACAAGCTGGAAGCCTACAACCGGGAAGTATTCCACTCCGTTACGAAGGACGCACGGCATGTGTATGTGAAGCTGGTGAATGCAGATGATGTGGATAAATCAACCCGGATTTGCCTTCAGGATCTGAATGTGGAAGCTTCAGCCAGACTGCTCACGCTTACCGGAGAAGATCATTTGGTGCATATTCCAAATGTGAATCAGAAGAATGATGAGAAAGTGGTTCCCCAAGAACAGCAGATAAAATTGAATGGTGAATCAGTGATTGTTGATTTGTCAGCTCATTCGGTAAATGTTCTTATTATGGATCTTCAGTAA
- a CDS encoding TrkH family potassium uptake protein, giving the protein MNQRNKSTHGNSPLDKIESIVNKLKNNMSPPQLIMIIFFTLIWIGAILLALPVSSSNGKSIGLIDALFTATSAICVNGLIVLDTGSVFSTFGQVIIMILIQVGGLGFMTLGVMVAIILGKRIGLKQRLLIQQATNTSSAQGLVKLSMYIVLIAFAFEALATVVLTLRWQSDLGWGQAFYYAIFHSISAFNNAGFSLWSDSLTPFVGDPIVNLTVITLFIIGGLGYIVVVDVFRKRSWRKLSLHSKIVLIGSFSLYLFGFLTIFLLESWNPSTFADLSYSERIWASLFQGTAPRSSGFNTIDIGSMLATSQFFIIILMFIGASSGGTGGGIKINTFVVLILATIQTFRGGGQIHAFERKIAEETVMRALAVVLSSLAFVLGISILLSISEDILENHFLDVLFEATSAFSTTGLSMGLTSELSVAGKIIVSITMFAGRLGPLTLAFALAQKKRTSKIGYAEDHVLIG; this is encoded by the coding sequence ATGAACCAAAGAAATAAAAGCACACATGGAAATTCGCCGCTAGATAAGATTGAATCCATTGTGAACAAGCTAAAAAATAATATGAGCCCTCCTCAACTGATCATGATCATCTTCTTCACCCTTATCTGGATCGGAGCCATATTGTTAGCACTACCGGTATCTTCCAGTAACGGAAAATCAATCGGGTTAATTGATGCTCTGTTTACAGCTACTTCTGCAATTTGTGTAAACGGGCTTATCGTACTGGATACAGGGAGTGTCTTTTCAACATTCGGACAGGTCATCATCATGATTTTGATTCAGGTTGGTGGACTGGGGTTTATGACACTAGGTGTAATGGTTGCCATTATTCTGGGGAAACGGATTGGTTTGAAACAGAGGCTTCTTATTCAACAAGCCACCAACACCTCCTCTGCTCAAGGTCTGGTTAAGTTATCCATGTATATTGTACTTATAGCCTTTGCTTTTGAAGCTCTGGCTACGGTGGTTCTTACATTGCGCTGGCAGAGTGATTTGGGATGGGGACAAGCTTTCTATTACGCCATATTCCATTCCATCTCTGCCTTCAATAATGCGGGTTTCTCTCTTTGGAGTGATAGCCTTACCCCATTTGTTGGTGACCCGATTGTTAATCTCACAGTCATTACGCTCTTTATCATTGGCGGCTTGGGTTACATTGTGGTTGTGGATGTATTCCGCAAACGTTCATGGAGAAAGCTCTCCCTTCATTCAAAAATTGTGTTAATCGGTAGTTTTTCTCTGTACTTGTTTGGATTTCTCACTATTTTTTTACTCGAGAGTTGGAACCCTTCTACGTTTGCTGATTTATCTTACAGTGAACGTATATGGGCTTCTCTGTTTCAGGGTACTGCTCCTCGAAGCTCTGGATTCAATACCATTGACATTGGAAGTATGTTGGCCACATCCCAATTTTTCATTATTATCCTAATGTTCATTGGGGCTTCTTCCGGCGGAACAGGTGGAGGAATTAAAATCAATACTTTTGTGGTCCTTATTCTTGCGACCATACAAACATTTCGGGGCGGCGGACAGATTCATGCTTTTGAGCGTAAAATTGCAGAAGAAACAGTAATGCGTGCACTCGCTGTTGTCTTAAGTTCTCTCGCCTTTGTGCTTGGGATTTCCATTCTGCTATCCATATCCGAAGACATTCTAGAAAATCATTTTCTGGATGTTTTGTTTGAAGCTACTTCAGCATTTAGCACCACAGGACTCTCGATGGGTCTGACAAGTGAGTTGAGTGTTGCCGGTAAAATTATAGTCTCTATTACGATGTTTGCAGGACGATTGGGACCATTAACTCTGGCTTTTGCACTGGCTCAGAAGAAACGCACATCCAAAATCGGTTATGCAGAGGACCATGTCCTTATTGGTTAA
- a CDS encoding TrkA family potassium uptake protein: MKKQFMVLGLGRFGSSLTHTLIKNGHEVLAVDKSETLVQEISTVATHAVQADCTDKSVLMELGASNFSHAIVAIGEDLQASILTTLLLKELNVPKVTAKAKNDNHGSVLSKIGADQIVYPERDMATRLGNQLSSDNIIDSIELSSDYNLVEIKAPLSMNQKTLLELNIRAEYGCTVIAIKTGNNLNISPMAEDIVRAGDMLLLIGSNDDIRNLESDYEPKK; this comes from the coding sequence ATGAAAAAACAATTTATGGTACTTGGTCTTGGACGATTCGGTTCAAGCTTGACACACACACTCATTAAAAATGGGCATGAAGTGCTCGCTGTAGACAAAAGCGAAACTCTTGTTCAGGAGATTTCAACGGTGGCAACCCATGCGGTACAAGCAGATTGCACTGACAAATCAGTCCTTATGGAGCTTGGAGCAAGCAATTTTTCACACGCCATTGTCGCGATTGGCGAAGATCTGCAAGCAAGCATACTGACCACTCTGTTATTGAAAGAACTTAATGTACCCAAAGTAACAGCCAAAGCAAAAAATGATAACCATGGCAGTGTGCTTAGCAAGATTGGTGCGGATCAGATCGTCTATCCTGAACGTGACATGGCCACAAGGCTGGGGAATCAGCTTAGCTCAGACAACATTATTGATTCCATTGAATTGTCTTCAGATTATAATCTGGTTGAAATCAAAGCACCCTTAAGTATGAATCAGAAGACACTTCTGGAACTCAACATTCGGGCAGAATATGGATGTACCGTTATCGCCATCAAAACGGGGAATAACCTGAATATCTCACCCATGGCAGAAGACATAGTCCGTGCGGGAGATATGCTCCTGTTAATAGGCAGTAACGATGACATTCGGAATCTGGAGAGTGACTATGAACCAAAGAAATAA
- a CDS encoding ABC transporter permease subunit: MRSNYKQFIRNVPLHLMILPGLLIIIVFGYIPMAGLSIAFQDFSPIAGFKNMNWVGWDNFRYLFDLPGFSQVVWNTVFISTMKIVSGLVIPVLVALLLNEVRKTGFKRTIQTVIYMPHFFSWVILAGIIVDVLSPSTGIVNMLLKALGIDPIQFLASNEWFPYILVITDQWKEFGFGTIIYLAALTNIDKSLYEASVMDGAGRWKQTWHITLPGIRPIVILMVTLSLGNVLNGGFDQVFNLYNPLVYESGDILDTMIYRIGLQDAQYSVSTALGLIKSVVSFIFIGLGYFLAYRFANYRIF; encoded by the coding sequence ATGCGTTCCAACTACAAACAATTCATCCGAAACGTTCCGCTTCATCTTATGATTCTACCCGGACTGCTGATTATTATTGTATTCGGTTACATTCCGATGGCGGGGCTCTCTATTGCCTTTCAGGATTTCTCTCCCATTGCCGGATTCAAAAACATGAACTGGGTGGGGTGGGATAATTTCAGGTATCTGTTCGATCTGCCCGGTTTCTCGCAAGTTGTATGGAATACGGTGTTTATATCAACGATGAAAATTGTGTCCGGCTTGGTTATTCCGGTACTTGTAGCCTTATTACTCAACGAGGTTCGCAAGACAGGTTTCAAAAGAACGATTCAGACTGTAATTTATATGCCTCACTTTTTCTCTTGGGTTATTCTGGCGGGAATCATCGTGGATGTGTTATCTCCCAGCACAGGGATCGTTAATATGTTGCTAAAAGCCCTCGGAATTGACCCAATTCAATTCCTGGCCAGTAACGAGTGGTTTCCATACATACTTGTCATCACAGACCAATGGAAAGAATTCGGATTTGGTACGATTATCTATCTTGCTGCCCTCACGAATATTGATAAGTCACTCTACGAGGCCTCTGTTATGGATGGAGCGGGAAGATGGAAACAGACATGGCATATCACACTGCCCGGCATTCGCCCGATCGTCATTTTGATGGTAACGCTTAGTCTGGGGAATGTACTCAACGGCGGTTTTGACCAAGTGTTCAACCTCTATAATCCATTGGTATACGAATCAGGAGATATTCTCGATACGATGATCTATCGGATCGGATTGCAGGATGCACAGTATTCTGTATCCACAGCGTTGGGGCTGATCAAATCTGTCGTTTCGTTCATTTTTATCGGACTTGGTTATTTCTTGGCCTATCGGTTCGCGAATTATCGGATATTCTAG
- a CDS encoding carbohydrate ABC transporter permease: MHHASRAYRWFLGFNYVILTILALLCLFPIVNILAISFSSSDAVKAGSVTFWPVDFTLSSYQYILENQQFLNSFGTSLLRVILGVTTNLIFTILVAYPLSKEAAKFRSRTVYAWIFVFTMLFSGGLIPGYLVVKEAGLLDSIWALILPGAVPIFNVLLMLNFFRGLPKELEEASWMDGAGHFRTLCSIYLPISLPSIATITLFAMVGHWNAWFDGMIYMKSPEGYPLATYLQSMLQQVTMIQSEMMTLEDATLLSQVSDRTTQASQIFLSVIPILLVYPFLQRYFVHGLVVGSVKG, translated from the coding sequence ATGCACCACGCTTCAAGAGCCTATCGGTGGTTCCTAGGGTTTAACTACGTCATCCTGACGATTCTTGCCTTGTTATGCCTGTTCCCGATTGTGAATATATTAGCGATTTCATTTAGTTCAAGTGATGCGGTCAAAGCGGGGAGCGTCACATTCTGGCCTGTGGATTTTACATTGTCCTCCTATCAATACATTCTGGAAAATCAGCAATTCCTGAACTCATTCGGCACGAGCCTGCTACGTGTCATTCTGGGGGTTACGACCAATCTGATCTTCACAATTCTGGTAGCTTATCCGCTCTCCAAAGAGGCTGCCAAATTCCGTTCAAGAACAGTCTATGCCTGGATATTCGTATTCACCATGTTATTCAGTGGAGGATTGATCCCGGGTTACCTGGTGGTTAAGGAAGCGGGCTTGTTGGATTCCATCTGGGCTCTAATTTTGCCGGGTGCTGTTCCGATCTTTAATGTACTTCTAATGCTTAATTTCTTCCGGGGATTGCCGAAGGAACTTGAAGAGGCCTCCTGGATGGATGGGGCAGGACATTTCCGCACGCTATGCAGCATCTATCTTCCTATTTCACTTCCCAGTATTGCGACCATCACGCTGTTCGCCATGGTGGGACACTGGAACGCCTGGTTCGATGGCATGATCTACATGAAAAGTCCGGAAGGTTATCCGCTTGCTACATATCTTCAGTCCATGTTACAGCAGGTGACGATGATTCAGAGCGAGATGATGACGCTGGAGGATGCGACACTCTTAAGTCAGGTATCGGATAGAACTACCCAAGCTTCCCAGATCTTTTTGTCCGTTATTCCGATTCTACTTGTGTATCCGTTCCTGCAGCGATATTTCGTTCATGGGCTTGTAGTCGGAAGTGTAAAGGGATAA
- a CDS encoding histidine kinase: MRFIWGRWRESSIVVKLMIAFILVILPLYGISIMITQLSSKQMQTEVEKAHESKLYFYHNHLQFELERMSALVTEFSFDEPMSTLSTRAAIMSSYEITSSLNNIHNKLGQIMVTSPYISDVVYYVPALHKRVSAADGIRDVEDTEWKNLLATMGNLNGELSHSNNVLYFLKSNPYNMNHEEPPNFILGIRLSAEELKHRLQQLSETGESEITLSFGEHHNVVISSSEQAAPVKPIRTVPPEPSQSMQVTKFQSDSYLYYSLHDKDHSFTLTATIPQDVLSAPLEQYNVWLWMVTFMSVVIIIVFSFSIYRSIHQPLSLLIRGFRMAEQGQTSVYIPSSRRDEFGYLYSRFNHMIERLHILIDENYVARIRTSEAELKHLQSQIQPHFLYNSLFSIKQMAEVENVELIQEFTDYLGQYFRYVSGFSYGGIVEG, translated from the coding sequence TTGAGATTCATTTGGGGGAGATGGAGAGAGTCATCCATTGTCGTCAAACTGATGATTGCTTTTATACTGGTCATTCTGCCCCTGTACGGGATAAGCATTATGATTACGCAACTCAGCTCCAAACAAATGCAGACGGAGGTGGAGAAGGCCCATGAGTCCAAATTGTACTTCTACCATAATCATCTGCAATTCGAATTGGAGCGGATGAGTGCGCTGGTTACCGAATTTTCATTTGATGAACCCATGTCCACGCTAAGTACAAGAGCTGCGATTATGAGTAGCTATGAAATCACGTCCAGCCTGAACAACATTCACAATAAGTTGGGTCAGATCATGGTGACGAGTCCTTATATTAGTGATGTTGTGTATTACGTTCCCGCTCTGCATAAACGAGTCAGTGCGGCGGACGGGATTCGGGATGTAGAGGATACCGAGTGGAAGAATCTGCTCGCGACAATGGGGAATCTGAATGGCGAATTATCGCATTCCAATAACGTTCTCTATTTCCTGAAAAGTAATCCGTATAACATGAACCATGAGGAGCCACCCAATTTCATATTAGGAATACGCTTGTCTGCTGAAGAACTGAAACATCGTTTGCAGCAACTGTCGGAAACGGGTGAAAGTGAGATTACACTGAGTTTTGGTGAACACCATAATGTAGTCATCTCTTCTTCAGAGCAGGCAGCACCTGTAAAACCGATTCGAACAGTTCCGCCTGAACCGTCTCAGTCCATGCAAGTTACAAAGTTCCAATCTGATTCATATCTCTATTATTCTTTACACGATAAAGATCATTCGTTCACGCTGACGGCCACTATTCCGCAGGATGTGCTGAGCGCACCACTGGAACAATACAACGTATGGTTATGGATGGTGACCTTCATGTCGGTTGTAATTATTATTGTCTTCTCTTTTTCGATCTATAGATCGATTCACCAACCTTTATCGTTGCTCATCCGAGGATTTAGAATGGCTGAACAGGGCCAGACAAGTGTATATATTCCTTCATCCAGAAGGGATGAATTCGGCTATTTGTACTCCCGATTCAACCATATGATAGAACGCTTACATATTTTGATCGATGAGAATTATGTTGCGCGCATTCGAACAAGTGAGGCGGAACTCAAACATCTGCAATCCCAGATTCAACCTCACTTTCTATACAACAGTCTGTTCAGCATCAAGCAAATGGCTGAGGTGGAGAATGTGGAGCTCATTCAGGAATTCACCGACTACCTGGGTCAATATTTCAGGTATGTCTCGGGATTCTCATACGGAGGTATCGTTGAGGGCTGA
- a CDS encoding ATP-binding protein, with translation MRAEIDHALVYASIQKIRFGSRIQLELEDLDARYRVISVPRVMIQPIVENVFEHALAKRSEGGILQISYQKGLDNLSIRIEDDGDQLSHETLNYLQSAFEETERKHGNEEITGLINVNQRLRIKFGAGYGLTAQRSELGGLCIIVKIPWEGE, from the coding sequence TTGAGGGCTGAGATTGACCATGCGCTGGTCTATGCATCCATTCAAAAAATCCGGTTTGGTTCGAGGATTCAATTGGAATTAGAGGATCTGGACGCAAGATACAGAGTCATTTCCGTTCCCAGAGTCATGATTCAGCCGATCGTAGAGAATGTGTTTGAGCATGCACTAGCCAAACGCAGCGAAGGAGGTATCCTACAGATCTCGTACCAAAAGGGCCTGGACAATCTGTCCATTCGCATTGAGGATGATGGGGATCAGTTAAGTCATGAAACATTGAATTATCTGCAATCTGCATTTGAGGAAACAGAGCGGAAACATGGAAACGAAGAGATAACCGGGCTCATCAATGTGAATCAGCGATTAAGAATCAAATTCGGGGCTGGTTATGGTCTTACAGCGCAGCGAAGTGAGCTCGGTGGGTTGTGCATTATAGTGAAGATTCCATGGGAGGGGGAGTAA